Proteins co-encoded in one Polynucleobacter sp. MWH-UH19D genomic window:
- the argF gene encoding ornithine carbamoyltransferase yields the protein MTSLAKPQVPGQVKHYLQFADLTREEYDYLLKRSAWLKAKFKSYETWHPLHDRTLAMIFEKHSTRTRLSFEAGVHQLGGHAVYLNTRDTQLGRGEPVEDAAQVISRMTDIIMIRTFGQEIIERFAANSRVPVINGLTNEYHPCQVLADIFTYVEARGPIQGKTVAWVGDANNMAYTWIQAAECLDFQLRFSAPEGYQLDPARLSSNAAKHLTICADPKDACKGADLVTTDVWTSMGYEAENTSRMHAFKDWMVDEELMALAKPDALFMHCLPAHRGEEVSAGVMDGPQSIVWEEAENRLHVQKALMEYLLCGRLD from the coding sequence ATGACATCTCTGGCAAAGCCCCAAGTGCCTGGTCAGGTAAAGCACTACCTGCAGTTTGCTGACCTCACTCGTGAAGAGTATGACTATCTGCTGAAAAGATCGGCATGGTTAAAGGCCAAATTTAAAAGTTACGAGACATGGCACCCTTTGCATGATCGTACTTTGGCGATGATTTTTGAGAAGCATTCAACCCGTACGCGGCTGTCTTTTGAAGCGGGTGTACATCAGCTGGGTGGTCATGCGGTTTATCTCAATACTCGCGATACTCAGCTAGGTCGTGGCGAGCCTGTAGAGGATGCTGCACAGGTCATTTCTAGAATGACTGACATCATCATGATTCGTACCTTTGGACAGGAAATCATCGAGCGTTTCGCAGCGAACTCTCGTGTGCCAGTGATTAATGGTCTGACCAATGAATATCACCCATGCCAAGTGCTTGCGGATATTTTTACTTACGTTGAAGCACGTGGACCCATACAAGGAAAGACTGTGGCGTGGGTAGGCGATGCCAATAACATGGCCTATACCTGGATTCAGGCCGCTGAGTGCTTAGATTTCCAATTACGTTTTTCTGCGCCAGAGGGTTATCAATTAGATCCTGCTCGCCTTAGCAGTAATGCTGCTAAGCACCTCACTATTTGCGCAGATCCGAAGGACGCATGTAAAGGCGCCGATTTGGTCACCACAGATGTATGGACTAGCATGGGTTATGAGGCTGAGAATACATCGCGTATGCATGCTTTTAAAGACTGGATGGTTGATGAGGAGTTGATGGCGCTCGCGAAGCCTGACGCTTTATTTATGCACTGCCTACCTGCACATCGTGGCGAAGAAGTTTCTGCGGGTGTGATGGATGGTCCACAAAGTATCGTCTGGGAAGAGGCGGAAAATCGTTTGCATGTTCAAAAAGCTTTGATGGAGTATTTGCTCTGTGGTCGCTTAGATTAA
- a CDS encoding VTT domain-containing protein, with translation MDALLQLSDLLLHIDRHLDVVISQYGPWAYGLLFAIVFAETGLVIAPFLPGDSLLFIAGAYCATEQFNLWTLCIGLLIAAVSGNTVNYFIGRWIGKKVFSSQSRWIDQGALLKTHAFYEKHGGKTIILARFLPIIRTFAPFVAGVSEMNFSRFQLFNIAGAALWIFSLVIAGYFFGNIPFIRQNLNVIVLVGIGAAAIPVFLAALYKLIQRKKN, from the coding sequence ATTGATGCCCTTTTGCAGTTGAGTGATTTATTGCTCCACATTGATCGCCATTTAGATGTGGTGATTTCTCAATATGGTCCATGGGCATATGGATTACTTTTTGCCATCGTATTTGCGGAAACGGGTTTAGTGATTGCCCCATTCTTGCCTGGCGATTCTTTGCTCTTTATCGCAGGTGCTTATTGCGCAACTGAGCAATTTAATCTTTGGACTTTGTGTATTGGTTTATTAATTGCCGCAGTTTCAGGCAATACGGTGAACTATTTCATTGGTCGATGGATTGGTAAAAAAGTATTTAGTAGTCAATCTCGTTGGATTGATCAAGGCGCTCTATTGAAGACCCATGCGTTCTATGAAAAGCATGGTGGTAAAACTATTATTCTTGCGCGCTTTCTTCCAATCATTCGTACATTCGCGCCGTTTGTCGCCGGTGTATCAGAGATGAATTTTTCTCGTTTTCAATTGTTTAATATAGCGGGCGCCGCTCTTTGGATTTTCAGCTTGGTGATTGCTGGATATTTCTTTGGCAACATTCCGTTTATTCGGCAAAACCTTAACGTCATTGTTTTAGTCGGCATAGGTGCAGCTGCAATACCTGTGTTCTTGGCTGCGCTATATAAACTTATTCAACGCAAGAAAAACTAA
- the rpsT gene encoding 30S ribosomal protein S20 — protein MANTAQARKRARQAVKQNEHNSSLRSKLRTSIKAVRKAIESGDKAAAAKVFAATQSTIDKIADKKIAHKNTAARQKSRLSAAIKAMAA, from the coding sequence ATGGCCAATACAGCACAAGCGCGTAAGCGCGCACGCCAGGCAGTAAAACAGAACGAGCACAATTCCAGCTTGCGTTCAAAGCTCCGTACTTCCATTAAGGCAGTGCGTAAAGCAATTGAATCTGGCGATAAAGCTGCTGCTGCAAAAGTATTCGCAGCAACTCAATCAACCATCGACAAGATTGCTGATAAAAAGATTGCTCACAAAAATACTGCGGCACGTCAAAAGTCACGTTTGTCTGCAGCGATTAAGGCGATGGCAGCGTAA
- the murJ gene encoding murein biosynthesis integral membrane protein MurJ: protein MNLLSAAAKVSSLTMLSRITGLLRETLIARSFGASEWTDAFNVAFRLPNLLRRLFAEGAFSQAFVPILGEISTNEDQNKAKILINAVATLLFWALLLTVLAGVIGAPLLILVIATGFSGSPAYDASVVMTRIMFPYIGLISMVSLSAGILNTYQRFAIPAFTPVLLNLALIGSAIFLAPHLDQPIYALSLGVLIGGVLQLAIQVPSLLRLGLLPRIGLLPKAIKAALSNHDARRVMKLMGPAVFAVSVAQISLIINTNIASRLQAGSVSWLSYADRLMEFPTALLGVALGTVLLPSLSKANAKNDLVHAGELLIWGLQLTFLLAAPSAIALFIFGEPLAAVLYHYGKFSALDVLMTQRALAAYGVGLIGLILVKILAPGFYSRQDIRTPVKIGLVVLIATQLANLVFVPWLGHAGLALSVGTGACLNAALLWIGLSKRGALPNAAWLKYLGQLLLALIPFSAVLFYAASTHNWIALQAEPWTRIGLLALWLTAAALVYFVSLALVGIRWQKFLRHAK from the coding sequence ATGAACCTGCTTTCTGCCGCTGCCAAGGTCAGTTCCCTCACCATGCTATCCCGCATTACGGGATTGCTACGGGAAACGCTCATTGCACGTAGTTTCGGGGCTTCAGAGTGGACGGATGCCTTTAACGTCGCCTTTAGGTTGCCCAACCTGCTACGGAGACTATTCGCGGAAGGGGCCTTTTCCCAGGCTTTTGTGCCCATTTTGGGAGAAATTTCCACAAATGAGGACCAAAACAAGGCCAAAATCCTCATCAATGCCGTTGCCACCCTACTATTTTGGGCTTTATTACTGACGGTATTGGCGGGGGTCATTGGTGCCCCTTTATTGATTTTGGTGATCGCCACCGGCTTTAGTGGTAGCCCAGCCTACGATGCTAGCGTTGTCATGACGCGGATCATGTTCCCTTACATTGGACTCATTTCCATGGTCTCATTGTCAGCTGGAATCTTGAACACCTACCAACGCTTTGCGATCCCAGCGTTTACACCTGTTCTCTTAAATCTTGCACTAATCGGTAGCGCCATTTTTTTAGCGCCCCATTTAGATCAGCCTATTTACGCCCTCAGTCTTGGAGTGCTTATTGGCGGCGTATTGCAGTTAGCTATTCAAGTGCCATCACTTTTACGTTTGGGTCTGTTGCCGCGTATTGGCTTACTACCAAAAGCAATAAAAGCCGCCTTGAGCAATCACGACGCGAGACGCGTTATGAAACTGATGGGTCCTGCAGTATTCGCGGTATCCGTTGCGCAAATATCTCTCATCATTAACACCAACATTGCCTCCCGCTTACAAGCTGGAAGTGTGTCATGGCTTTCCTATGCAGATCGTTTGATGGAATTTCCAACCGCTCTGCTTGGCGTTGCACTTGGTACGGTGCTGTTACCCAGCTTGAGTAAAGCAAATGCTAAAAATGATTTGGTGCATGCGGGTGAGTTATTAATTTGGGGCTTACAGCTCACTTTCTTGTTAGCTGCACCTTCTGCCATTGCGCTGTTTATTTTTGGCGAGCCTTTAGCAGCCGTCTTGTATCACTACGGAAAATTCAGCGCACTGGACGTCCTTATGACACAGCGCGCATTAGCCGCATACGGCGTTGGATTAATTGGTTTGATCTTGGTAAAAATTTTGGCGCCCGGTTTTTACTCACGGCAAGATATTCGTACGCCCGTCAAAATTGGCTTAGTTGTTCTCATTGCCACCCAGCTAGCAAACCTCGTCTTTGTTCCTTGGCTTGGTCATGCAGGACTGGCTTTGTCTGTTGGCACCGGCGCCTGCCTGAATGCAGCTCTACTATGGATAGGCCTAAGCAAGCGGGGTGCGCTTCCTAACGCTGCATGGCTTAAGTACCTAGGGCAACTTTTGCTTGCATTAATCCCGTTTTCAGCGGTGCTCTTTTACGCCGCCTCCACGCATAACTGGATCGCACTTCAAGCCGAACCCTGGACTCGTATTGGCCTATTAGCACTATGGTTAACGGCTGCGGCCTTGGTTTACTTTGTTTCTTTGGCTTTAGTAGGAATTCGCTGGCAAAAATTCTTACGTCATGCAAAATAG
- the miaA gene encoding tRNA (adenosine(37)-N6)-dimethylallyltransferase MiaA has translation MQTELHIQPMQSLANNPILCIVGPTGAGKTHLAMLLAEYAKSIGQTVELISMDSALVYRGLDIGSAKPTKAEQATVTHHLIDILEPTEVYSAARFAKDAKQLCTEIVGRGNIPVIVGGTMLYWRAWAYGLSSLPTANPEIRQRLDDEGKRIGWPAMHAKLAAIDPETAMRLEPNDSQRVQRALEVYEITGKAMSSLLAESPSEDGREGSDIPQWINLVSLEPSDRKQLHQNLEKRFDQMLAAGFLDEVKRLRKNPDLHEDLPAIRSVGYRQAWEFLNGEINAEQMRYKALAATRQLGKRQLTWLRAISGRNTFDPFNPTEMKAALDYCKKSLKALTEISNLK, from the coding sequence ATGCAAACTGAACTACACATTCAGCCTATGCAGTCACTAGCAAACAACCCAATACTGTGTATTGTGGGGCCGACTGGTGCAGGCAAAACCCATCTCGCCATGTTGCTGGCGGAATATGCTAAATCTATTGGCCAGACTGTAGAGCTAATCAGCATGGATTCTGCGCTAGTCTATCGCGGCTTAGATATTGGCAGCGCGAAACCTACTAAAGCAGAACAGGCAACCGTCACCCATCATCTGATAGATATTCTTGAACCAACTGAAGTCTACTCAGCAGCACGCTTTGCGAAAGATGCAAAGCAACTATGCACAGAAATTGTTGGCAGAGGAAATATCCCCGTGATTGTCGGGGGCACCATGCTCTACTGGAGAGCATGGGCATATGGGTTATCGTCATTGCCAACCGCAAACCCCGAGATCCGACAGCGATTAGATGATGAGGGTAAGCGTATTGGTTGGCCAGCGATGCATGCCAAACTCGCTGCGATCGATCCAGAAACTGCCATGCGTTTAGAGCCTAATGATTCACAACGAGTTCAACGCGCCCTTGAAGTTTATGAAATTACTGGCAAAGCAATGTCTAGCCTACTGGCAGAATCACCTAGCGAGGATGGCAGAGAGGGTTCTGATATTCCACAATGGATCAACTTGGTTTCACTAGAACCCAGTGATCGCAAGCAACTGCATCAAAATTTAGAAAAACGCTTTGATCAAATGCTAGCAGCAGGCTTTTTAGATGAAGTAAAGCGCTTGCGAAAAAATCCAGACCTACATGAAGACTTACCTGCTATACGTTCAGTCGGTTATCGCCAAGCTTGGGAATTTCTGAATGGGGAAATTAATGCCGAGCAAATGCGCTACAAAGCATTGGCAGCAACCAGACAATTAGGCAAGCGTCAACTCACTTGGCTCAGAGCCATCTCTGGGAGAAATACCTTTGACCCCTTCAACCCAACTGAGATGAAGGCGGCTCTGGACTATTGCAAAAAAAGTTTGAAGGCGCTTACTGAGATAAGCAATCTTAAATAA
- a CDS encoding tetratricopeptide repeat protein — protein sequence MPTQQLDYFTSLVAEDEHFPLTEATIAVAQHAYPDLDVQGVLDQLDELGNKLKARITPDTSPVQRLQILKHFFYTDLGFGPNPNDFYAPENSYLHYVLENRRGIPISLAILMMELGQQIGLKIRGVSFPNHFMMRISLQQGEVIMDPLTGESLSKNQLQEMLDPYLDAKGYRGELSLPLNVFLRASSSREILSRFLRNLKMIYSEHERWERLLGIQERLVILLPDSIEEVRDRGLIFAQLEYLRPALADMHRYLSEAPEAEDASDIREHIATLESQTKLH from the coding sequence ATGCCAACACAACAGCTCGACTACTTCACTTCATTAGTTGCTGAAGATGAACACTTTCCGCTAACGGAAGCTACCATCGCAGTAGCGCAACACGCATACCCAGATCTTGATGTTCAAGGAGTACTTGATCAGCTTGATGAGCTAGGTAATAAATTAAAAGCACGCATTACACCGGATACATCACCAGTGCAGCGCTTGCAAATATTGAAGCACTTTTTTTATACCGATTTAGGGTTTGGCCCAAACCCAAATGATTTTTATGCCCCTGAGAATTCTTACTTGCACTATGTGCTTGAAAATCGTCGTGGTATACCCATCTCTCTAGCCATTCTGATGATGGAATTAGGACAGCAAATTGGTTTAAAGATTCGCGGTGTTTCATTTCCAAATCACTTTATGATGCGCATCTCCTTGCAGCAAGGCGAAGTGATTATGGATCCCCTCACTGGTGAATCACTCTCTAAAAACCAGTTACAAGAAATGCTGGATCCCTACCTCGATGCCAAAGGCTATCGAGGCGAGCTCAGTCTTCCTTTGAACGTCTTCTTGCGAGCCTCCAGCTCGAGAGAAATCCTCTCCCGATTTCTTAGAAACCTCAAAATGATCTACTCAGAACATGAGCGGTGGGAGCGCCTGCTAGGCATCCAAGAACGTCTCGTGATTTTGTTGCCTGATTCCATTGAAGAAGTTCGAGATCGCGGCCTGATCTTTGCGCAGCTGGAATATTTGCGGCCCGCCTTAGCAGATATGCATCGCTATCTAAGCGAGGCTCCAGAGGCAGAGGATGCTAGCGATATTCGCGAGCATATCGCAACATTAGAAAGCCAAACAAAACTGCATTAA
- a CDS encoding DUF3579 domain-containing protein: MNHKTLFIQGITTSGKPFRPSDWAERLCGVMATFRPPGDSGDPRFTYSPYVRPVLIAKVKCVVIDTRLGDLDPRALDFVMNFAKDNNLPIEEACEFNPASPPQP; the protein is encoded by the coding sequence TTGAACCACAAAACGCTTTTCATTCAAGGCATTACAACCTCTGGTAAACCATTTAGGCCCAGCGATTGGGCGGAGCGTCTTTGCGGGGTTATGGCTACTTTTCGCCCTCCAGGTGACTCTGGAGACCCTCGCTTCACTTATTCGCCCTACGTCAGACCAGTACTGATTGCAAAAGTGAAATGCGTTGTTATTGATACCAGACTGGGTGACCTCGACCCCAGAGCGTTGGACTTTGTCATGAACTTTGCCAAAGACAACAATCTACCGATCGAAGAGGCTTGCGAATTCAATCCAGCATCGCCTCCCCAGCCTTAA